Proteins encoded by one window of Pradoshia eiseniae:
- a CDS encoding argininosuccinate synthase, with protein MTKEKVVLAYSGGLDTSVAISWLKEKGYDVVACCLDVGEGKDLEFIKEKAIKVGACSSYVIDAKEEFAQEFALVALQAHALYEGKYPLVSALSRPLIAKKLVEVAEKENAVAVAHGCTGKGNDQVRFEVSIQALNPDLKVLAPVREWSWSREEEIQYAKENNIPIPINLDSPYSIDQNLWGRSNECGVLEDPWAAPPEGAYDLTCALENTPDVPDTVEILFNEGVPFALNGKEYPLAQLILTLNEMAGKHGVGRIDHVENRLVGIKSREVYECPGAITLIKAHKELEDLTMVKELAHFKPVIEKKLTELIYDGLWFSPLKDSLLAFLKQSQSHVTGIVRVKLFKGHAIVEGRKSAYSLYDEKLATYTSADEFDHTSAVGFINLWGLPTKVNSQVHIQKKVTV; from the coding sequence ATGACAAAGGAGAAAGTCGTGCTTGCCTACTCAGGCGGATTAGATACATCGGTGGCCATCTCATGGCTGAAAGAAAAGGGGTATGATGTCGTCGCTTGCTGTCTCGATGTCGGTGAAGGAAAAGACTTGGAATTCATTAAGGAAAAAGCCATCAAGGTGGGTGCCTGCAGCTCTTATGTCATTGATGCGAAAGAAGAGTTCGCACAGGAATTCGCGCTCGTTGCCTTACAAGCACATGCCTTGTATGAAGGGAAATACCCGCTGGTCTCTGCTCTTTCAAGACCGCTGATTGCGAAGAAGCTTGTAGAGGTTGCAGAGAAGGAAAATGCGGTCGCTGTTGCCCATGGCTGTACAGGAAAAGGCAATGACCAAGTCCGCTTTGAGGTATCCATCCAAGCATTGAATCCAGACTTAAAGGTGCTTGCTCCTGTCCGAGAATGGAGCTGGTCCCGTGAAGAGGAAATCCAATATGCAAAGGAAAACAATATACCAATACCCATTAATCTAGACAGCCCTTATTCGATTGACCAAAATCTATGGGGACGCAGCAATGAATGCGGTGTGCTGGAGGATCCGTGGGCTGCACCACCTGAGGGTGCTTATGATTTGACATGTGCCCTTGAGAATACGCCTGATGTGCCTGATACAGTTGAAATCCTTTTTAATGAAGGTGTTCCATTTGCTTTAAATGGAAAAGAATATCCATTGGCACAATTGATTCTTACCCTCAATGAAATGGCTGGCAAGCATGGAGTGGGAAGAATTGACCATGTGGAGAATCGCCTTGTCGGCATTAAATCAAGGGAAGTGTACGAGTGCCCGGGCGCGATTACGCTGATTAAAGCCCATAAGGAATTAGAAGATTTGACTATGGTGAAGGAGCTGGCTCATTTCAAGCCGGTTATTGAGAAGAAGCTGACGGAGCTTATCTATGATGGATTATGGTTCTCTCCTTTGAAGGACTCTCTCCTTGCTTTCTTGAAACAGTCACAAAGCCATGTAACAGGCATTGTGCGTGTGAAGCTTTTTAAAGGTCACGCCATTGTGGAAGGCCGCAAATCTGCTTATTCTCTATATGATGAGAAATTAGCTACCTATACATCAGCTGATGAGTTCGATCATACGAGCGCGGTTGGGTTCATCAATCTCTGGGGCTTACCGACAAAAGTGAACAGCCAAGTGCATATCCAAAAGAAGGTGACAGTGTGA
- a CDS encoding PRD domain-containing protein, whose product MKIKKILNNNAAIVVEDNQEKIVIGPGIAFNKGKNDLINRNKIDKLFVVKNDAHLGQLLPQIPVEHMALTQEIIQYAEELLQVKLNPHIFIALADHLSFAIERYEDGIFIKNKLLSEIKILYKKEFDIGVWAINYVEEKIGIRMPIDEAAFIALHLHTASVPSGDLQVSLRQTSIINEIIHIIRDYFSISLEETGLSYERLITHLRYTLYRINDTAERTMDDEMLIMVRNKFPSSYHCATKIAEYLSRQHDIQLPSEEVGYITIHIERLRSREV is encoded by the coding sequence ATGAAAATTAAGAAAATCTTAAACAACAATGCAGCGATTGTAGTAGAGGATAATCAGGAAAAAATCGTCATTGGTCCTGGCATTGCATTCAATAAAGGGAAAAACGACCTTATCAACCGAAATAAAATCGATAAATTGTTTGTGGTTAAAAATGATGCTCATCTTGGGCAGCTTTTACCTCAGATTCCAGTTGAACATATGGCTTTAACCCAGGAAATTATTCAGTATGCTGAGGAGCTTCTTCAAGTCAAATTGAACCCTCATATCTTTATTGCTTTGGCCGATCACCTTTCATTTGCAATTGAACGCTATGAAGATGGTATTTTTATCAAAAACAAACTGCTCTCTGAGATTAAAATCCTCTATAAAAAGGAGTTTGATATAGGCGTCTGGGCCATTAATTATGTGGAGGAGAAAATAGGGATACGTATGCCGATTGATGAGGCTGCGTTTATCGCTCTCCACCTGCATACAGCATCTGTTCCATCTGGAGATTTGCAGGTTTCCCTGCGTCAAACTTCCATCATAAATGAGATTATACATATCATTCGGGATTATTTTTCTATCAGCTTGGAAGAGACAGGACTATCTTATGAGCGTTTGATTACTCATCTCCGCTATACTCTTTATAGAATTAATGATACTGCAGAGCGAACAATGGATGATGAGATGCTAATCATGGTGCGTAATAAATTCCCATCCTCTTATCATTGCGCCACAAAAATAGCAGAATACCTTTCCCGGCAGCATGACATCCAGCTCCCATCAGAGGAAGTTGGCTATATTACGATACATATAGAAAGATTACGAAGCAGAGAAGTGTAA
- a CDS encoding acetate kinase, whose translation MSKIIAINAGSSSLKFQLFEMPEEKVITKGIVERIGLADSIFSITVDGEKKTIVTDIPDHSVAVNLLLEKLTEHKIINSLDEIEGIGHRVVHGGEIFTDSAVITDEVLAQIEQLSELAPLHNPANATGIKAFRNVLPNVPAVAVFDTAFHQTMPEASYLYSLPYEYYKEYGIRKYGFHGTSHKYVSERAAELLKRPLEQLRLISCHLGNGASITAIEGGKSIDTTMGFTPLEGLTMGTRSGSLDPALIPYLMEKTDSTADEVINILNKKSGMLGVSGFSSDLRDIEDEAAKGNARAELALSKFSDGIHKYIGSYAAKMNGVDAIIFTAGIGENSAEIRARVLRGLEFMGVYWDQDANNVRGEEKFVNHPYSPVKVIIIPTDEEVMIARDVVRLTK comes from the coding sequence ATGTCTAAAATTATCGCGATAAATGCGGGTAGTTCCTCGTTGAAATTTCAGTTATTTGAAATGCCCGAAGAAAAAGTAATTACAAAAGGAATCGTAGAGAGAATTGGCTTGGCTGATTCTATCTTCTCTATTACTGTTGATGGTGAAAAGAAAACAATCGTAACAGATATTCCTGACCACTCTGTGGCAGTTAACCTTTTATTAGAGAAGCTAACAGAGCACAAAATTATCAACTCACTTGATGAAATCGAAGGTATTGGCCATCGTGTCGTTCACGGCGGAGAAATCTTCACTGATTCAGCTGTTATCACGGATGAAGTGCTTGCACAAATCGAGCAGCTTTCTGAGCTTGCTCCGCTTCACAACCCGGCAAACGCAACAGGTATTAAAGCATTCCGCAATGTATTGCCAAATGTTCCTGCTGTTGCCGTATTTGATACAGCTTTCCACCAAACAATGCCAGAGGCTTCTTACCTATACAGCTTGCCGTATGAATACTACAAAGAGTATGGCATCCGTAAGTACGGTTTCCATGGCACATCTCATAAATATGTGTCTGAACGTGCGGCTGAATTGCTTAAACGTCCGCTTGAACAGCTTCGTTTGATTTCTTGCCACCTTGGTAACGGTGCAAGTATCACGGCAATCGAGGGCGGAAAATCCATTGACACAACAATGGGCTTCACTCCTCTAGAAGGTTTAACAATGGGAACTCGTTCTGGTAGCTTGGACCCTGCGTTGATTCCATACTTGATGGAGAAAACAGACAGCACAGCTGATGAAGTAATAAATATCCTTAACAAGAAGAGTGGTATGCTTGGTGTATCCGGATTCTCAAGCGACTTGCGTGACATCGAGGATGAAGCAGCGAAAGGAAACGCTCGCGCTGAGTTAGCGTTGTCTAAGTTCTCTGACGGCATTCACAAATACATCGGTTCTTACGCAGCGAAAATGAATGGCGTTGATGCAATCATCTTCACAGCTGGTATCGGTGAAAACAGTGCTGAGATCCGTGCGCGTGTTCTTCGCGGCCTAGAATTCATGGGTGTATACTGGGATCAAGACGCTAACAACGTGAGAGGCGAAGAGAAATTTGTTAACCACCCTTACTCTCCAGTTAAGGTCATTATCATTCCAACTGATGAGGAAGTTATGATTGCCCGCGACGTTGTTCGCTTAACAAAATAA
- a CDS encoding EcsC family protein — protein MALTEREGIILQELKTWESEMRSDEPTDFEAYYDRLIESLFTLLPESVQEEFFAKLDNWLFHLHSMIHESQFQADARNRILTNARVFDEHVKDIEGLREMPIDRLTYIAEQQMARHRLYSLVQGGISAANGGWALASDLPAQMVINLRSIQLIGLSYGYDISTPYETTLSLKVFHAGTMPKRMQKYFWDDLMEDLEKPSDYFYEGEEMSNVFWFDQPIKQMLKVLAIYFFRKQMLKGVPIISLAIGSQANYRLTKNVTTFANQFYKYRYLRDKEGE, from the coding sequence ATGGCGCTTACAGAGAGGGAAGGCATAATCTTACAGGAATTAAAAACGTGGGAAAGTGAAATGCGGTCTGATGAACCGACAGACTTTGAAGCCTATTATGATCGATTGATTGAAAGCTTGTTCACGCTGTTGCCTGAATCTGTACAGGAGGAGTTCTTCGCAAAGCTCGATAACTGGCTTTTTCATTTACACTCCATGATTCACGAATCTCAGTTCCAGGCTGATGCGAGAAACCGAATTCTTACGAATGCCCGTGTATTCGATGAACATGTCAAAGATATTGAAGGTTTGAGGGAGATGCCGATTGACCGGCTGACGTATATCGCAGAGCAGCAAATGGCGCGCCACAGGCTGTATTCCCTAGTTCAAGGAGGCATTTCAGCAGCCAATGGCGGATGGGCGCTTGCGTCCGACCTGCCAGCGCAGATGGTCATTAATTTGCGGAGCATCCAGCTCATCGGGCTATCCTATGGGTATGATATCAGCACACCATATGAAACCACCTTGTCACTGAAGGTATTCCATGCCGGCACAATGCCAAAGCGAATGCAGAAATATTTCTGGGATGACCTTATGGAGGACTTAGAAAAGCCTTCTGATTACTTCTATGAAGGGGAAGAAATGAGCAACGTCTTTTGGTTTGATCAGCCTATTAAACAAATGCTCAAGGTACTCGCCATTTACTTCTTCCGCAAGCAGATGCTAAAAGGAGTGCCGATCATCAGTCTCGCCATCGGCAGTCAAGCGAATTACCGGCTTACCAAGAATGTCACGACCTTCGCTAATCAGTTCTATAAATACCGCTATTTAAGAGATAAAGAAGGCGAATGA
- a CDS encoding DUF302 domain-containing protein: MFHYTVETSKSLADALQSLEESLKEDKFGVLWKFDVKDTLKNKGFELENPYMILEVCNPKEAHKVLSANELVGYFLPCKIVVYQDNQGKTKIGMPKPSTLIEMVDDDTLKEIASDIEDRLIACMDKAK, translated from the coding sequence TTGTTTCATTACACCGTTGAGACATCAAAATCTTTAGCAGATGCCCTTCAATCACTCGAAGAAAGCTTGAAGGAAGATAAGTTTGGTGTACTGTGGAAATTTGATGTGAAAGATACGCTGAAGAATAAAGGTTTTGAATTAGAAAATCCCTACATGATCCTTGAGGTATGCAATCCTAAGGAGGCACATAAGGTTTTATCGGCGAATGAATTAGTGGGGTATTTTCTTCCTTGTAAAATCGTTGTCTATCAAGACAATCAAGGGAAAACAAAAATCGGAATGCCGAAGCCCAGTACTCTAATCGAAATGGTTGATGATGATACTTTAAAGGAGATTGCCAGTGATATAGAGGATCGATTAATTGCTTGTATGGATAAAGCTAAATAA
- a CDS encoding M24 family metallopeptidase, whose amino-acid sequence MSNLNLLAGWLKEKQADAAFITSTENVFYLSGFHSEPHERLLAVLAFPADEPILICPQMEVPDAKQAGWPYEIIGILDTQNPWERVHEALKKRNVSIHTLAVEKEHLTMERLEGLNSILGQPSYISAEEKMRQLRMVKSESELAIIKEACRLADYAIKIGTEEIAEGKTEMEILAALEYQLKKEGVSEMSFATMVLTGENAASPHGVPGQTKVKKGDLVLFDLGVVVDGYCSDITRTVAYGQISDEQREIYETVLEAQKAAVAACRPGVTCAEVDLTARNIIRDKGYGDYFPHRLGHGLGISVHEYPSLTEVNELKLQKGMVFTIEPGIYVPKKAGVRIEDDLYVTENGVEILTKFPKELITL is encoded by the coding sequence ATGAGCAACTTAAATTTACTGGCTGGTTGGCTGAAAGAAAAACAGGCTGATGCCGCATTCATTACATCCACTGAAAATGTTTTCTATTTAAGCGGTTTTCACAGCGAACCGCATGAGCGGCTGCTTGCGGTTCTTGCATTCCCTGCAGATGAGCCGATTTTGATTTGTCCGCAAATGGAAGTCCCTGATGCGAAGCAAGCCGGCTGGCCATATGAAATTATCGGAATTTTAGATACGCAAAACCCATGGGAAAGAGTCCATGAGGCATTGAAAAAACGCAATGTTTCCATTCACACGCTCGCAGTTGAGAAGGAACATTTGACAATGGAGCGCCTAGAAGGCCTAAACTCCATCCTTGGTCAGCCTTCTTACATATCCGCGGAAGAAAAAATGCGCCAATTGCGCATGGTCAAGAGCGAGAGTGAGCTGGCGATAATTAAAGAAGCATGCCGCCTTGCCGATTACGCAATTAAGATTGGGACAGAGGAAATCGCCGAAGGCAAAACAGAAATGGAAATCCTGGCTGCACTTGAATACCAATTGAAAAAAGAGGGCGTCTCCGAAATGTCATTCGCCACAATGGTGCTGACAGGTGAGAACGCCGCTTCCCCGCACGGTGTTCCTGGGCAAACAAAAGTAAAAAAGGGGGATCTCGTTCTTTTCGACCTTGGCGTTGTTGTTGACGGCTATTGCTCAGACATCACACGTACCGTTGCTTACGGGCAAATCTCCGATGAGCAAAGAGAGATTTACGAAACGGTTCTTGAAGCACAGAAAGCTGCCGTAGCGGCATGCCGACCTGGCGTTACCTGTGCTGAGGTTGACTTGACAGCCCGCAATATCATCCGCGATAAGGGCTACGGAGATTACTTCCCGCATCGATTAGGACACGGCCTTGGCATCAGCGTACATGAATATCCTTCCCTAACGGAAGTTAATGAGCTGAAATTGCAAAAAGGCATGGTATTCACAATCGAACCAGGCATCTATGTCCCTAAAAAAGCAGGCGTCCGCATCGAGGACGATCTTTATGTTACTGAAAACGGTGTTGAAATCCTGACGAAGTTCCCGAAAGAATTAATCACACTATAA
- the argH gene encoding argininosuccinate lyase: MKKLWGGRFTKTAEEWIDSFGASISFDQELVMEDIEGSLAHVQMLGSCGILTKEEESVIKEGLSSLKVKAEKGELPFSVDYEDIHLNLEKLLIDEIGPVGGKLHTARSRNDQVATDMHLYLRHQVEEIIVTIEEFQKTLIDVAEKHVETIVPGYTHLQRAQPISLGHHFMAYFWMLERDKERFTDSLKRINLSPLGAGALAGTTFPIDRHMTAELLGFEGIYENSLDAVSDRDFIAEFLNHSSILMMHLSRFSEEIILWSSQEYRFIELDDTFSTGSSIMPQKKNPDMAELIRGKTGRVYGNAIGLMTLLKGLPLAYNKDMQEDKEGMFDTVITVKGSLKIFNGMIATMKVNSSVMKEAVYQDFSNATELADYLAAKGIPFREAHEIVGKLVLSCIQQGCYLLDLPLETLKDASSLIEEDIYDALKPEEAVRRRNSAGGTGFKQVSSAIEKARALLSLDK; the protein is encoded by the coding sequence GTGAAAAAGCTTTGGGGCGGAAGGTTCACCAAAACCGCTGAGGAATGGATTGATTCTTTTGGCGCATCCATCTCGTTTGACCAAGAGCTAGTAATGGAGGACATCGAAGGGAGCCTGGCACATGTACAAATGCTAGGCTCCTGCGGAATCCTTACGAAGGAAGAGGAAAGTGTTATTAAAGAAGGACTCTCTTCCTTGAAGGTAAAGGCCGAGAAGGGGGAGCTCCCCTTTTCCGTTGACTATGAAGATATTCATTTGAATCTGGAGAAGCTATTGATTGATGAAATCGGCCCTGTTGGGGGCAAGCTACACACCGCAAGGAGCCGGAATGACCAAGTGGCGACAGATATGCATCTTTATCTGCGCCATCAAGTCGAAGAAATCATCGTGACCATCGAGGAGTTCCAGAAAACATTAATCGATGTTGCCGAGAAACATGTGGAGACGATTGTGCCGGGATATACCCATCTGCAGCGAGCTCAGCCCATTTCGCTCGGCCATCATTTCATGGCCTATTTCTGGATGCTTGAACGGGACAAAGAACGGTTTACAGACAGCTTGAAGAGAATCAATCTTTCTCCCCTTGGGGCAGGAGCGCTCGCAGGCACAACATTCCCGATTGATCGTCATATGACAGCTGAGCTGCTCGGATTTGAAGGTATTTATGAGAATAGCCTTGACGCAGTCAGCGATCGGGATTTTATAGCGGAGTTTCTCAATCATTCATCGATTTTGATGATGCATCTCTCTCGCTTCAGTGAGGAAATCATCTTGTGGTCAAGCCAGGAATATCGTTTCATCGAGCTTGATGATACATTTTCGACTGGGTCGAGCATCATGCCTCAGAAGAAGAATCCTGATATGGCAGAATTGATTCGCGGGAAGACAGGTCGCGTATACGGAAATGCCATTGGACTAATGACTCTTCTGAAGGGCTTGCCCCTTGCCTATAATAAGGATATGCAGGAAGACAAGGAGGGAATGTTTGACACGGTTATAACGGTCAAAGGTTCGCTTAAAATTTTTAACGGGATGATTGCGACGATGAAGGTGAACTCATCTGTCATGAAGGAGGCAGTCTACCAGGACTTCTCCAATGCGACGGAGCTCGCTGATTATTTAGCAGCAAAGGGAATCCCTTTCAGGGAAGCGCATGAAATTGTCGGAAAGCTTGTGTTGAGCTGCATTCAGCAGGGCTGCTATTTACTCGACCTGCCGCTTGAGACCCTTAAGGATGCATCCTCACTCATTGAAGAGGATATTTATGACGCTCTTAAGCCTGAGGAAGCCGTGCGCAGAAGGAATAGTGCAGGCGGAACAGGTTTTAAACAAGTCTCTTCAGCCATTGAGAAGGCCAGGGCTTTACTATCCTTGGACAAATAG
- a CDS encoding universal stress protein, giving the protein MALSYNKILVAVDGSQEAEWAFKKSIDIAKRNDATLVLTHVVDNRTFAAVEAYSISITESAEQYAKDLLEEYKTIAMDAGVKKVEICIEFGSPKVKIPKDIAKKHDIDLIVCGATGLNAVERFFIGSVSEHIIRYAKCDVMVIRSEEKTGI; this is encoded by the coding sequence ATGGCATTATCCTATAATAAGATCCTTGTTGCAGTGGATGGTTCACAAGAAGCTGAATGGGCATTCAAAAAGTCTATCGACATCGCTAAACGTAACGATGCAACACTTGTTTTGACCCATGTTGTGGACAATCGTACGTTTGCGGCGGTTGAAGCATATAGCATTTCAATCACCGAAAGCGCAGAGCAATATGCGAAAGACCTTTTAGAAGAATATAAAACAATCGCCATGGATGCAGGTGTAAAAAAAGTAGAAATATGCATCGAATTCGGCTCCCCTAAGGTAAAAATACCGAAGGACATTGCCAAGAAGCATGATATTGACCTGATCGTCTGCGGTGCCACAGGGCTAAATGCGGTAGAACGCTTCTTCATCGGGTCTGTTTCTGAACATATTATCCGCTATGCAAAGTGTGATGTTATGGTCATTCGCTCTGAGGAAAAAACTGGCATATAA
- a CDS encoding alpha/beta fold hydrolase, whose product MNKKQEESTIKKLYFLHGFMGTSDTHFTEQIAYFKEKYELILIDLPGHGNAPADASDNYFEETLNYVIAKIQNTGEGYVIGLSLGASLAIHIALRVPELVRGIVLTGYTPFIPEELEVVMQKQYEYFSNIEEKDEAIAEYFMGLHGERWKRTLNHVNHTMTFLYPEATKEHIQTIKVPVLLLNGSNELYEVNSAAYIKKINKDILIGLVPNAGHTANIDQPDIYNKIVDSFLKDTDKVPV is encoded by the coding sequence TTGAATAAGAAACAGGAGGAGAGTACAATCAAAAAACTTTATTTTTTGCACGGCTTTATGGGGACCTCAGATACGCATTTCACCGAACAGATTGCTTATTTTAAGGAGAAGTATGAGCTCATTCTTATAGATTTGCCTGGTCACGGTAATGCACCGGCTGATGCTTCTGATAATTATTTCGAGGAAACGCTTAATTATGTTATCGCTAAAATCCAGAATACAGGTGAAGGATATGTAATCGGGTTATCATTAGGAGCTTCTTTAGCTATACATATTGCTTTAAGAGTGCCAGAGTTAGTGCGAGGCATTGTGCTTACAGGCTATACCCCTTTTATTCCTGAAGAGTTAGAAGTTGTTATGCAAAAGCAATATGAATACTTTTCAAATATCGAAGAGAAGGATGAGGCTATCGCTGAGTATTTTATGGGCTTGCATGGTGAGCGGTGGAAGAGAACGTTAAATCATGTGAATCACACGATGACCTTTCTTTATCCAGAAGCCACTAAAGAACACATCCAAACTATCAAGGTCCCGGTGCTACTCCTTAATGGCAGCAACGAATTGTACGAGGTAAATTCCGCTGCTTATATCAAAAAAATCAATAAGGATATTCTGATTGGATTGGTTCCTAACGCCGGTCATACAGCTAATATCGACCAGCCGGATATATACAATAAGATTGTTGATAGTTTTTTAAAAGATACAGATAAAGTGCCTGTCTGA
- a CDS encoding MogA/MoaB family molybdenum cofactor biosynthesis protein: MTQSSTYIHKKEAPKVVRCQIITISDTRDMESDKSGQIMLELIEASGHKVAGREIVKDEAVQIREAVLRASQDDGVDCVLTNGGTGIAKRDVTIEALSELYEKEIPGFGELFRMLSFQEDIGSAAILSRASAGVIGDTPVFSTPGSSGAVRLAMNKLIIPELGHLLREIRKDR; encoded by the coding sequence ATGACCCAATCCAGTACATACATCCATAAGAAAGAGGCTCCTAAGGTCGTGCGCTGCCAGATCATCACCATCAGCGATACGAGAGATATGGAAAGTGATAAGAGCGGACAGATAATGCTGGAGTTAATTGAGGCATCAGGCCACAAGGTGGCAGGCCGGGAGATTGTCAAAGATGAAGCAGTACAAATTCGGGAGGCAGTCCTTCGAGCTAGTCAGGATGATGGTGTTGATTGCGTGCTGACTAATGGAGGTACAGGCATTGCCAAACGTGATGTTACGATAGAAGCTCTGTCTGAGCTATATGAGAAGGAGATACCTGGTTTCGGAGAGCTATTTCGGATGCTTAGTTTCCAGGAAGATATAGGTTCCGCTGCAATACTCTCAAGAGCGAGTGCCGGTGTTATTGGAGATACTCCTGTTTTCTCCACACCTGGGTCAAGCGGAGCAGTTCGCTTGGCCATGAATAAATTAATTATTCCAGAGCTTGGTCATCTATTGCGCGAAATCAGGAAAGACCGATGA
- the nagE gene encoding N-acetylglucosamine-specific PTS transporter subunit IIBC: MKKFFQRLGSSLMLPVAVLPAAAILMGIGYWIDPSGWGADSSVAAFLIKAGSSIIDNIPILFAVGVALGMSKDRDGSAALSGLVAYLVVTTLLSPGSVSMLKGVELEAVDPGFAKIGNAFVGIIAGIVAANMYNRFSHVKLPDALAFFSGKRLVPIMTAVSMLLVSVILFFIWPPVYSGLVSFGEAIAKLGAAGAGLYGFFNRLLIPTGLHHALNSVFWFDVAGINDIGNFWSGEGVKGVTGMYQAGFFPVMMFGLPAAGLAMYHTAKTKNKKQVASLMIAAGFAAFFTGVTEPIEFAFMFAAPLLYVVHAALTGISLFVAASFQWTAGFGFSAGLVDFVLSSRLPLANQPYMLILQGLVFAVIYYFLFRFIIVKFNLNTPGRGEELDATEEAQSQAGSSEDKFAAQAQVIYDGLGGKENIVSVDNCATRLRLEVKDIDKVDQNKIKSTGVPGIKVTGRESLQVIVGTSVQFVADELKKIVKSK; encoded by the coding sequence GTGAAAAAATTCTTTCAAAGACTTGGTAGTTCTCTAATGTTACCAGTTGCCGTATTGCCTGCTGCTGCGATTTTGATGGGTATCGGTTACTGGATCGATCCAAGCGGCTGGGGTGCTGACAGTTCAGTTGCCGCCTTCTTAATCAAAGCCGGGTCCTCTATTATCGATAATATACCAATCTTGTTTGCCGTTGGTGTAGCACTTGGTATGTCGAAGGATAGAGATGGCTCTGCCGCATTAAGTGGTTTAGTTGCTTATCTAGTCGTAACGACTTTGTTATCACCTGGGTCTGTTTCAATGTTAAAAGGGGTTGAGCTAGAAGCCGTAGACCCTGGATTCGCGAAAATCGGAAATGCATTTGTTGGTATTATAGCTGGTATTGTAGCCGCAAATATGTACAATCGATTTAGCCATGTTAAGCTTCCGGATGCTTTAGCCTTCTTTAGCGGAAAACGTTTAGTGCCAATTATGACAGCTGTATCCATGCTGCTTGTTTCTGTTATCTTATTCTTTATCTGGCCGCCGGTTTACTCTGGACTCGTTTCCTTCGGTGAAGCAATTGCCAAATTGGGAGCAGCTGGTGCTGGTCTTTATGGATTCTTCAATCGATTATTAATCCCAACTGGCTTACACCATGCCTTAAACTCTGTATTCTGGTTTGACGTTGCGGGCATTAATGACATCGGTAATTTCTGGTCCGGTGAAGGTGTTAAAGGTGTAACAGGAATGTATCAAGCAGGGTTCTTCCCAGTCATGATGTTCGGGTTGCCTGCTGCTGGTTTAGCTATGTATCATACAGCTAAAACAAAAAACAAAAAACAAGTTGCTTCCTTAATGATCGCAGCTGGTTTTGCGGCCTTCTTTACTGGTGTAACAGAACCGATTGAGTTCGCATTTATGTTTGCAGCTCCATTATTATATGTTGTCCATGCTGCGTTGACAGGTATTTCTCTTTTTGTGGCAGCCTCTTTCCAATGGACAGCTGGTTTTGGTTTCAGTGCCGGTTTGGTTGACTTTGTTCTAAGCTCCAGATTACCTCTTGCTAATCAGCCATATATGCTGATTTTACAGGGATTAGTGTTTGCTGTAATTTATTATTTCTTATTCCGTTTCATCATTGTGAAGTTCAACCTCAACACACCAGGCCGCGGGGAAGAACTTGATGCAACTGAGGAAGCTCAATCTCAAGCAGGTTCATCAGAAGATAAGTTTGCTGCACAAGCTCAAGTAATCTATGATGGATTGGGCGGTAAAGAAAACATCGTATCTGTTGATAACTGTGCTACTCGCCTTAGACTAGAAGTCAAAGATATTGATAAGGTTGATCAGAATAAAATTAAATCAACTGGTGTTCCTGGCATTAAGGTGACTGGTCGTGAAAGCTTACAAGTTATCGTAGGGACAAGCGTTCAGTTCGTAGCAGATGAGTTGAAAAAAATTGTGAAATCAAAATAA
- a CDS encoding PTS sugar transporter subunit IIA: protein MAFGFFKKKETDLLAPLNGTIIPLEEVPDPVFSQKMMGDGIAIQPSGGHVHAPFNGEVIMITPTKHAIAIRSTSGVEVLIHIGLETVALKGEGFQLAVKEGDRVEKGQLLVEVDWAYIEEHAENTITPIIVTDSDKEITYSSKGSCVQGETVLMTI, encoded by the coding sequence ATGGCGTTTGGTTTTTTTAAGAAAAAAGAGACTGATTTGTTGGCTCCGTTAAATGGAACGATCATCCCGCTAGAGGAGGTTCCCGATCCAGTATTCAGCCAAAAAATGATGGGCGACGGTATTGCGATTCAACCATCGGGCGGACATGTTCATGCTCCATTTAATGGAGAAGTTATTATGATTACACCTACTAAACATGCTATTGCTATTCGGTCTACATCTGGTGTCGAGGTTTTGATCCATATAGGCCTTGAAACAGTTGCCTTAAAGGGTGAAGGATTTCAACTCGCTGTTAAAGAAGGTGATCGTGTCGAGAAGGGGCAATTGCTTGTTGAGGTCGACTGGGCATATATAGAGGAGCACGCGGAAAATACGATTACCCCTATAATCGTGACAGATAGCGATAAGGAAATCACCTACAGCAGCAAGGGAAGCTGTGTTCAAGGAGAGACGGTCTTAATGACCATTTAG